A single region of the Rhodococcus sp. W8901 genome encodes:
- a CDS encoding 3-deoxy-7-phosphoheptulonate synthase: protein MTVIANDQRLDDQRTVSISPLVAPSVVRAEHTPDEVAAATVRSGRADTVNILNGDDDRLVVVVGPCSVHDPEAAMDYARRLAAKAEELRDDLQIVMRVYFEKPRTTLGWKGLLNDPHLDGTYDINTGLRMGRKLLLDISRLGLPVGCEFLDPIIPQYIADLVTYGAIGARTAASQVHRQLCSALSMPVGIKNSTEGDIQVAVDGTRAAAASHVFPGTDLEGQAALIHTVGNPDCHVILRGGTDGPNYDAETVADTLARLRKSGLPERVVVDASHGNSRKDHNKQVDVVTDIAERIEAGEKGIVGIMLESFIEAGRQDLTLGQADELTYGQSITDACIDWDTTATTLDRLAAAVAARR, encoded by the coding sequence ATGACCGTTATCGCCAATGATCAGCGTCTCGATGATCAGCGCACCGTCAGTATCAGCCCACTGGTCGCGCCGTCCGTCGTGCGTGCCGAGCACACCCCCGACGAGGTGGCCGCCGCCACCGTGCGCTCGGGCCGTGCCGACACCGTCAACATCCTCAACGGCGACGACGACCGCCTCGTCGTCGTCGTGGGCCCGTGCTCGGTGCACGATCCCGAGGCTGCGATGGACTACGCGCGTCGTCTCGCCGCGAAGGCCGAGGAACTGCGCGACGACCTGCAGATCGTGATGCGCGTGTACTTCGAGAAGCCGCGCACCACGCTGGGCTGGAAGGGCCTGCTCAACGATCCGCACCTCGACGGCACCTACGACATCAACACCGGCCTGCGGATGGGCCGCAAGCTGCTGCTCGACATCTCCCGGCTGGGCCTGCCGGTCGGCTGCGAGTTCCTCGACCCGATCATCCCGCAGTACATCGCGGACCTGGTGACCTACGGCGCGATCGGTGCCCGGACCGCGGCCAGCCAGGTGCACCGTCAGCTGTGCAGCGCGCTGTCCATGCCGGTCGGCATCAAGAACTCCACCGAGGGCGACATCCAGGTCGCGGTCGACGGCACCCGCGCGGCGGCCGCCAGCCACGTGTTCCCCGGCACCGATCTCGAGGGCCAGGCGGCGCTGATCCACACGGTCGGCAACCCGGACTGCCACGTGATCCTGCGCGGTGGCACCGACGGACCGAACTACGACGCCGAGACGGTCGCGGACACCCTTGCGCGCCTGCGTAAGTCGGGTCTGCCCGAGCGCGTCGTGGTCGATGCCAGCCACGGCAACAGCCGCAAGGACCACAACAAGCAGGTCGACGTGGTCACCGACATCGCCGAGCGTATCGAGGCCGGCGAGAAGGGCATCGTCGGCATCATGCTCGAGAGCTTCATCGAGGCCGGGCGTCAGGACCTGACCCTCGGGCAGGCCGACGAACTCACCTACGGCCAGTCCATCACCGACGCGTGCATCGACTGGGACACCACCGCAACGACCCTGGATCGACTCGCTGCCGCGGTGGCCGCGCGCCGCTGA
- a CDS encoding zinc-binding dehydrogenase: MRAARFHADTKTNVVEDVPIPEPGPGEVLVKVAFCGICHSDLSLLDGTFPAMLPVVTQGHESSGTIAALGPGVQGWQVGDRVIPSAGKPDMKCRNCRRGDFTNCLNIQLMAFAYDGAWAEYTVAQAGGLTRVPDNVPLEQAALLADAVSTPFGAVVGTGQVKVGESVGVWGVGGIGTHIVQLARLVGAVPIIAFDINPVVRERALELGADFAFDSRDENLREKVREATGGKMLDVAFDAAGLKVTSEQALSCLDVGGRLVVVGMSGQDVSLGSTAALVLSKKHVMGHLGYNVADIETLAQLVSRGRLDLSRSVSEIIPLEDVAKGIEKLLGHEGSPIRILVQP; encoded by the coding sequence ATGCGCGCGGCGCGATTTCATGCGGATACGAAAACCAATGTGGTGGAGGATGTTCCGATCCCCGAGCCGGGTCCCGGTGAGGTCCTGGTCAAGGTCGCATTCTGCGGCATCTGTCATTCCGACCTGAGCCTGCTCGACGGTACCTTCCCGGCGATGCTGCCGGTGGTGACCCAGGGGCACGAATCGTCGGGCACCATCGCCGCGCTGGGTCCCGGCGTCCAGGGCTGGCAGGTGGGCGACCGGGTGATCCCGTCCGCCGGCAAACCGGACATGAAGTGCCGCAACTGTCGTCGCGGCGACTTCACCAATTGTCTGAACATCCAGCTGATGGCCTTCGCCTACGACGGCGCCTGGGCCGAGTACACGGTGGCGCAGGCGGGTGGGCTCACGAGGGTGCCCGACAACGTTCCGCTCGAGCAGGCGGCACTGTTGGCCGACGCGGTCTCCACGCCGTTCGGCGCCGTGGTGGGGACCGGCCAGGTCAAGGTCGGCGAGTCCGTCGGAGTGTGGGGTGTCGGCGGGATCGGCACGCACATCGTGCAACTCGCGCGCCTGGTCGGGGCGGTCCCCATCATCGCCTTCGACATCAATCCCGTGGTCCGTGAGCGGGCCCTCGAACTCGGCGCCGACTTCGCATTCGACTCGCGTGACGAAAACCTGCGGGAGAAGGTGAGGGAGGCTACCGGCGGCAAGATGCTCGACGTCGCGTTCGATGCGGCCGGCCTCAAGGTCACCTCCGAGCAGGCCCTGAGCTGCCTGGACGTCGGCGGCCGGCTGGTGGTTGTCGGCATGAGCGGACAGGACGTCTCGCTGGGATCGACCGCGGCGTTGGTGCTGTCCAAGAAGCACGTCATGGGGCACCTCGGCTACAACGTCGCCGACATCGAGACGCTGGCCCAGCTGGTGTCGCGCGGACGCCTGGACCTGTCCCGGTCGGTGAGCGAGATCATCCCGCTCGAGGATGTCGCGAAGGGCATCGAGAAGCTGCTGGGCCACGAGGGGAGCCCGATCCGAATTCTCGTGCAGCCCTGA
- a CDS encoding VOC family protein: MGYEIQITVDSKDPHLQAKWWANALGWQVEPSDEQFIRGLVAAGHAQESDTLVFEGVLVWREGAAIRDPEHPQRPRMLFQLVPESKSVKNRLHLDLRVGDRREEVATELVAAGASILHRGQQGPSIWITMTDPEGNEFCVS; this comes from the coding sequence ATGGGATACGAAATTCAGATCACAGTCGATTCGAAGGACCCGCACCTGCAGGCCAAGTGGTGGGCGAACGCGCTGGGCTGGCAGGTCGAGCCCAGCGACGAGCAGTTCATCCGAGGTCTCGTGGCGGCCGGTCACGCGCAGGAGTCCGACACCCTGGTGTTCGAGGGCGTACTCGTCTGGAGGGAGGGCGCGGCGATCCGCGACCCCGAGCATCCGCAACGCCCGCGAATGCTCTTCCAGTTGGTTCCGGAGAGCAAGTCGGTGAAGAACCGGCTGCACCTCGATCTCCGCGTGGGGGATCGTCGCGAGGAGGTGGCGACCGAACTCGTCGCCGCCGGGGCGTCGATCCTCCACCGCGGGCAGCAGGGGCCGAGCATCTGGATCACGATGACGGACCCGGAGGGCAACGAGTTCTGCGTGAGCTGA
- a CDS encoding TetR/AcrR family transcriptional regulator → MPYVSVEQRRRDLIDAAIRVTADVGLAAASTRAICAEAGVQQSVFHYCFSSKEELLRELTREVVAGMVETAVATLPPGVDVRESIHKGLYGLWRMVSVQPEKQLVFYELTVGALREPNRSDIPEWQYREYYASTGTFLERLAETAEIEWTVPIPVLSRMVTTAIDGLILGWLADRRADEVEASLEAFAEMFAGLAVRPVVVA, encoded by the coding sequence ATGCCATACGTTTCGGTCGAACAACGACGCAGAGACCTGATCGATGCAGCGATCCGCGTGACGGCCGACGTGGGGCTGGCAGCCGCCAGCACCCGGGCGATCTGCGCCGAGGCCGGCGTGCAGCAGAGCGTGTTCCACTACTGCTTCTCCTCGAAGGAGGAGTTGCTGCGAGAACTCACCCGTGAGGTGGTCGCGGGGATGGTCGAGACCGCGGTCGCGACCCTGCCACCCGGTGTCGACGTCCGGGAGTCGATCCACAAGGGGCTCTACGGGTTGTGGCGGATGGTGAGCGTACAGCCCGAGAAACAGTTGGTGTTCTACGAATTGACGGTCGGGGCACTGCGTGAACCCAATCGCAGCGACATCCCCGAGTGGCAGTACCGCGAGTACTACGCGTCGACCGGCACGTTCCTCGAGCGGCTCGCGGAGACTGCGGAAATCGAATGGACCGTACCGATTCCCGTGCTCAGTCGGATGGTTACGACGGCCATCGACGGTCTCATCCTGGGATGGTTGGCAGACCGCCGGGCCGACGAGGTGGAGGCGTCGCTCGAGGCGTTCGCCGAGATGTTCGCCGGGCTGGCGGTTCGGCCCGTGGTGGTCGCCTAG
- a CDS encoding ABC transporter ATP-binding protein, with protein MTTAQPISTPRRDPHRSDAVHLAGVHKHFGRVHAVRGLDLAIRPGEVVAFLGPNGAGKTTTIDMILGLSQPDSGTVEVCGTTPRAAIARGLVSAVMQTGGLLPELTVGETVQLTASLYANARPVDEVLRRAGILDIASRPVRKCSGGQQQRLRFAMALLPDPSLIMLDEPTAGMDAEGRREFWSAIRADADAGRTVVFATHYLEEADAYADRIVLVRQGRVVADGATAEIKALTAGRILRATLPGASTELLQSIPHADAVELRGQSVVVHSSDTDGVARFLLTHTDAHDLEIVSRGLEDAFIALTTDHAEGQIR; from the coding sequence ATGACCACAGCGCAGCCGATCTCCACGCCCCGACGGGACCCACACCGCAGCGACGCGGTGCACCTGGCCGGCGTCCACAAGCATTTCGGCCGGGTGCATGCCGTTCGCGGCCTGGACCTGGCGATCCGCCCCGGCGAGGTGGTGGCGTTCCTCGGCCCCAACGGCGCCGGGAAGACCACGACGATCGACATGATCCTCGGGCTCTCGCAACCGGATTCGGGAACCGTCGAGGTGTGCGGGACGACCCCTCGCGCCGCCATCGCACGCGGGCTGGTGTCGGCGGTGATGCAGACCGGTGGCCTACTTCCCGAGCTGACGGTCGGCGAGACGGTGCAGTTGACCGCGAGCCTGTACGCGAACGCTCGCCCGGTGGACGAGGTGCTGCGCCGGGCCGGGATCCTCGACATCGCGTCCCGCCCGGTCCGCAAGTGCTCCGGTGGACAGCAGCAGCGTCTGCGGTTCGCGATGGCGCTGCTGCCCGACCCGTCGCTGATCATGCTCGACGAACCGACGGCCGGCATGGATGCCGAGGGGCGCCGCGAGTTCTGGTCGGCGATCCGTGCCGACGCCGACGCGGGCCGCACCGTCGTATTCGCGACCCACTACCTCGAGGAGGCCGACGCCTACGCCGACCGCATCGTGCTGGTGCGGCAGGGCCGGGTGGTCGCGGACGGCGCCACCGCCGAGATCAAGGCGCTGACGGCCGGCCGTATCCTGCGCGCGACGCTCCCCGGCGCGAGCACCGAACTGCTGCAGTCCATCCCGCACGCCGACGCCGTCGAACTGCGCGGTCAGTCCGTCGTGGTGCACTCGTCGGACACCGACGGCGTCGCCCGATTCCTGCTCACCCACACCGATGCCCATGATCTCGAGATCGTCTCCCGCGGGCTCGAAGACGCATTCATCGCGCTCACCACCGACCATGCCGAAGGACAGATTCGATGA
- a CDS encoding ABC transporter permease produces MTILAAECRNVRWGGCNPTLLRLELRRLFRNRRTMIFTLVMPVVFFLVFGLGQDYADESAGRGNVTAYIMISMALYGAMIATTGGGAMVSVERASGWSRQLRLTPLSPVTYIAVKLVVAMTLGLAALVVVYAVGAFTSAHMDGTLWLTTAAIAWLGSSIFAAFGLFMGYLLPSENVMQILGPGLALLAFGGGLFVPLQGGSVWATIARFTPMYGIGNLVHAPLTGDAVQWTWIVNVVVWLTIFVGGAVWRFRRDTARV; encoded by the coding sequence ATGACCATCCTCGCCGCCGAATGCCGGAACGTCCGCTGGGGCGGTTGCAACCCCACACTGCTGCGCCTGGAACTGCGTCGCCTGTTTCGCAACCGCCGCACCATGATCTTCACACTGGTGATGCCGGTCGTGTTCTTCCTCGTCTTCGGGCTGGGCCAGGACTACGCGGACGAGAGTGCCGGGCGCGGAAACGTCACCGCGTACATCATGATCAGCATGGCGCTGTACGGCGCGATGATCGCCACCACCGGCGGCGGCGCGATGGTCTCGGTGGAACGTGCTTCCGGCTGGAGTCGACAGCTGCGCCTGACGCCCCTGTCCCCCGTCACATACATCGCCGTCAAGCTCGTCGTCGCGATGACGCTCGGACTGGCCGCGCTCGTGGTCGTCTACGCGGTCGGCGCGTTCACCTCGGCGCACATGGACGGCACGCTGTGGTTGACCACTGCGGCGATCGCGTGGCTCGGCTCGTCGATCTTCGCGGCCTTCGGACTGTTCATGGGCTACCTGCTCCCCAGCGAGAACGTCATGCAGATCCTCGGCCCCGGGCTGGCGCTGCTGGCGTTCGGCGGCGGCCTGTTCGTGCCACTGCAGGGCGGTTCGGTGTGGGCGACGATCGCCCGGTTCACCCCCATGTACGGCATCGGCAACCTCGTGCACGCCCCGCTCACCGGAGATGCGGTGCAGTGGACGTGGATCGTCAACGTCGTCGTGTGGTTGACGATCTTCGTCGGCGGTGCCGTGTGGCGGTTCCGGCGCGACACCGCCCGTGTATAG
- a CDS encoding TetR/AcrR family transcriptional regulator, with protein MSGYKERALLDGALRVFARDGYSRASIQSLATEAGVSTRTIYNRYGSKEALFLAVILDSANRVAEREIALADRLLGRIADLRRDLIAFGVAWATPDPASQSHFAMIRQVAADADHIDPDVLAAWRHAGPERVRSAIAEHLLVMSSQRLLRVEDGQIAAVHLIQLTAGTVNSIASATDIEHVVTEGVDVFLAAYGR; from the coding sequence GTGAGTGGCTACAAGGAGCGGGCATTGCTCGACGGAGCCCTGCGCGTATTTGCGCGCGATGGCTACAGCAGGGCAAGCATCCAGTCGTTGGCGACCGAGGCCGGCGTCTCCACTCGGACGATCTACAACCGATACGGCAGCAAGGAAGCGCTGTTCCTGGCGGTCATCCTCGACAGCGCCAACCGCGTCGCCGAGCGTGAGATCGCACTGGCGGATCGGCTACTCGGCCGCATCGCGGACCTCCGCCGTGACCTGATCGCGTTCGGTGTCGCTTGGGCGACACCGGATCCGGCATCGCAGTCCCACTTCGCCATGATCCGGCAGGTGGCCGCCGACGCCGATCACATCGACCCGGACGTCCTGGCGGCGTGGCGCCATGCCGGTCCGGAGCGCGTCCGGTCCGCCATCGCCGAACATCTACTCGTCATGAGCAGCCAACGCCTACTGAGGGTGGAGGATGGCCAGATCGCTGCCGTTCACCTGATCCAACTCACCGCCGGCACGGTCAACTCAATCGCCTCCGCAACCGATATCGAGCACGTTGTTACTGAGGGCGTGGATGTCTTCCTCGCCGCATACGGACGTTGA
- a CDS encoding alpha/beta hydrolase, whose protein sequence is MKTTLLESLLESAVRTAATIAGSLPSPIQRALAGRPIRVDGQELNTEIQLMLRMLALIPDSDFEELPLEQSRAQIDMEARLVSGRPIPMASVETVTIPGPAGPIPARLYRPAGLPAAAPLLVYFHGGGFVLGSLDSHDSLCRFLARHAEIAVLAVDYRLAPEHAFPAAADDAVAAFRFAVQNASTLGIDPGRVAVAGDSAGGNLAAVVSQITRADATRPAFQMLFFPWLDMTAKRPSYGLFSDGFFLTEAQMDWYTGHYVPDEQDRTDPRASPILAADLTGLPPAYVAISGFDVLRDEGLEYAERLRAAGVPTTLRVHRGLVHAFVNLTGYGRAGVDALLEAAGALRVGLSFAPHGSH, encoded by the coding sequence ATGAAGACGACACTGCTGGAGTCGCTGCTCGAATCGGCGGTCCGCACCGCGGCCACGATCGCCGGCTCGCTGCCCTCCCCGATCCAGCGGGCCCTCGCCGGCCGTCCGATCCGGGTCGACGGCCAGGAACTGAACACCGAGATCCAGTTGATGCTGCGCATGCTCGCGCTGATCCCGGACTCGGACTTCGAGGAACTGCCCCTCGAGCAGTCCCGTGCCCAGATCGACATGGAGGCAAGGCTGGTCAGCGGGCGCCCGATCCCGATGGCGTCGGTGGAGACCGTGACGATTCCCGGTCCCGCGGGACCGATCCCCGCGCGTCTGTACCGTCCGGCGGGCCTGCCCGCGGCGGCGCCGCTCCTCGTGTACTTCCACGGTGGCGGTTTCGTTCTCGGCAGCCTCGACAGCCACGACTCGCTGTGCCGGTTCCTCGCCCGGCACGCCGAGATCGCGGTACTGGCGGTGGACTACCGACTGGCGCCCGAACACGCGTTTCCCGCCGCGGCGGACGATGCGGTGGCCGCATTCCGCTTCGCGGTGCAGAACGCGTCCACGCTCGGCATCGACCCGGGCCGTGTTGCGGTGGCCGGTGACAGCGCCGGCGGCAATCTCGCCGCGGTGGTCTCCCAGATCACCCGCGCCGACGCGACCCGGCCGGCGTTCCAGATGCTGTTCTTCCCGTGGCTGGACATGACGGCCAAGCGGCCGTCGTACGGGTTGTTCAGTGACGGCTTCTTCCTCACCGAAGCCCAGATGGATTGGTACACAGGCCACTACGTTCCCGACGAACAGGACCGCACCGATCCGCGCGCATCACCGATCCTCGCCGCGGACCTCACCGGGCTGCCGCCCGCCTACGTCGCGATCTCGGGCTTCGACGTGCTGCGGGACGAGGGCCTCGAGTACGCCGAGCGACTCCGCGCAGCGGGGGTGCCGACGACCCTGCGCGTCCACCGCGGACTGGTCCACGCCTTCGTGAACCTCACCGGCTACGGTCGCGCCGGCGTCGACGCGCTGCTCGAGGCGGCCGGCGCCCTGCGGGTGGGTCTGTCGTTCGCGCCCCATGGAAGCCACTGA
- a CDS encoding BCCT family transporter produces MKKPVFVPASIVIFAMIAFAVVYSSAAEGAFESLNRVISDGVGWWYILAATGFVVFALYCGVSRIGNIRLGRDDEEPEFSVLSWFAMLFSAGMGIGLVFYGVAEPLSHYVKPPEAGRVAGSSDAAANQAMELTLFHWGLHAWAIYVVVGLGLAYMTYRKGRPLSVRWLLEPLLGRRRIEGPIGHAIDVVAIVGTLFGVATSLGFGIQQITAGLEYLGWVEVDNWLIIALIAGVTALATFSVVSGVSKGLKWLSNINMLLAVALAVFVLLLGPTLFIMQSWVQNLGGYMQALPKMALRTSPFAEDGWAGAWTIFYWGWWMSWAPFVGMFIARISRGRTIREFVFGVLLAPTLVGSLWFTIFGGSGILRQRNDGDMLGADGVVDTNTSLFTLLGGLPLATVTCLLAIAIVIFFFVTSADSGSLVIDILSTGGDMGTPVLTRVYWAVLQGVVAAVLLLVGGSGSLTVLQTASIATAVPFSVVLVLACISMLKAFRYEVAAAPRYVRISSAGGDRPAEERGRRSGVSATLAGLTAPPAGRSGPAGARHRVFAVHEVPTGAVSVDPDSGAVTLDDAARATDPLGGEVFDTPEFADSAEGQSRQPARAETP; encoded by the coding sequence ATGAAGAAACCGGTGTTCGTGCCGGCCTCGATCGTGATCTTCGCGATGATCGCGTTTGCGGTGGTGTACTCGAGCGCCGCGGAGGGTGCGTTCGAATCGCTCAATCGGGTGATCTCCGACGGTGTCGGATGGTGGTACATCCTCGCCGCCACCGGATTCGTGGTGTTCGCGCTGTACTGCGGGGTGAGCCGGATCGGCAACATCCGACTCGGGCGGGACGACGAGGAACCTGAATTCTCGGTCCTGTCCTGGTTCGCGATGCTCTTCAGTGCCGGTATGGGCATCGGTCTCGTGTTCTACGGTGTGGCAGAACCGCTTTCACACTACGTGAAACCGCCGGAGGCCGGTCGGGTCGCCGGCTCGTCCGACGCCGCCGCCAACCAGGCCATGGAACTGACCCTGTTCCACTGGGGCCTGCACGCGTGGGCCATCTACGTCGTCGTCGGCCTGGGTCTGGCGTACATGACCTACCGCAAGGGCCGTCCGCTCTCGGTGCGATGGCTGCTCGAGCCGCTTCTGGGTCGACGCCGTATCGAGGGCCCGATCGGGCACGCGATCGACGTGGTCGCGATCGTGGGCACCCTGTTCGGTGTCGCGACCTCGCTCGGATTCGGGATCCAGCAGATCACCGCGGGTCTCGAGTACCTGGGGTGGGTGGAGGTCGACAACTGGCTGATCATTGCGCTGATCGCCGGCGTCACCGCGCTCGCGACGTTCTCGGTGGTGTCCGGGGTATCCAAGGGCCTCAAGTGGCTCTCCAACATCAACATGCTGCTCGCGGTGGCGCTCGCCGTGTTCGTCCTGCTGCTGGGGCCGACGCTGTTCATCATGCAGTCGTGGGTCCAGAACCTCGGCGGCTACATGCAGGCCCTGCCGAAGATGGCGCTGCGGACATCTCCGTTCGCGGAGGACGGATGGGCCGGGGCCTGGACCATCTTCTACTGGGGTTGGTGGATGAGTTGGGCGCCGTTCGTCGGCATGTTCATCGCCCGTATCTCCCGGGGCCGCACCATCCGCGAGTTCGTCTTCGGCGTGCTGCTCGCCCCCACCCTCGTCGGCTCGCTGTGGTTCACGATCTTCGGCGGCTCCGGCATTCTCCGCCAGCGCAACGACGGCGACATGCTCGGCGCCGACGGCGTCGTCGACACCAACACGAGCCTGTTCACGCTCCTCGGCGGACTGCCACTGGCGACCGTGACCTGCCTCCTGGCGATCGCGATCGTGATCTTCTTCTTCGTGACCTCGGCCGACTCGGGTTCCCTCGTCATCGACATCCTGTCGACGGGCGGCGACATGGGCACGCCGGTGCTGACGCGCGTCTACTGGGCGGTGCTCCAGGGGGTGGTCGCGGCGGTGCTGCTGCTGGTCGGCGGCAGCGGATCGCTGACGGTGTTGCAGACGGCGTCGATCGCGACGGCGGTGCCGTTCTCGGTGGTGCTGGTCCTCGCCTGCATCTCGATGCTCAAGGCGTTCCGATACGAGGTGGCCGCCGCACCGCGGTACGTCCGGATCTCGTCGGCCGGCGGGGACCGACCGGCCGAGGAGCGCGGGCGCCGGTCGGGCGTCTCGGCGACGCTGGCAGGGCTGACGGCGCCCCCGGCCGGGCGATCCGGCCCTGCCGGCGCACGGCACCGGGTCTTCGCGGTGCACGAGGTTCCGACCGGTGCGGTGAGCGTCGACCCGGACTCGGGTGCGGTGACGCTCGACGACGCCGCGCGGGCGACCGACCCGCTCGGCGGCGAGGTGTTCGACACCCCGGAGTTCGCGGACTCGGCCGAGGGGCAGTCGCGGCAGCCTGCACGCGCAGAAACGCCGTAG